One window of the Dethiosulfovibrio russensis genome contains the following:
- the fliD gene encoding flagellar filament capping protein FliD — protein MSISLPTTQMTGLSSGLDWGDIIDEQMTALRKNEDPWYDKIQLLNDKIYLYQEFSSSVKAAQSALDPLKLESTFTSKTPELVVVGSNESSDAILKVDLEPSAQIQEWNIKVNSLAVAERRLSDRQDSSSTPLGKSGSFFVRIGTKAAEITYESSDSLRTVAEKIRSADIGLDAYLIDNRLVVESENTGLGSSTFAEKVTRGSGDYDPLGANGIDPSSIGDITVGSTTYEKGTDFEVIADTATGGYQIHWLGASRPGEASTYDVSYDYDANTFGLYEIRETLSKDLTRATGSDYDTIDVEKLDTATVSIAGYTEGTDYEIVEDPDDNKKWAIHWIGSKPADGATFSIDYSNTDNSLLDGLGILTEDATHHRDAQDASLTVNGIDVTRSSNEIDDLIGGATLNLQGVGEVNMEVTLNAQKAVESIQAFVESYNDLMEYINVRSEEKTYNYSDTPNSDTKAVPEDDMSRRKGLLAGDTVLWQTKSNLRKIISESVGDDEDTFNMLYQIGISTEETDFGKSGKLEFDTDKFMEAMTTDSDSVQKLVKTISESLDTQFDSVVSTSTVAIGDTSTKEGRIPSQINVWENEVTQLQQRIKDYEERITTQQLNMYKQYAAMEEQMTKLNYQASSLSSTFSSLSASGSS, from the coding sequence ATGTCGATCAGTTTGCCCACGACTCAGATGACCGGCCTGTCATCTGGTCTCGACTGGGGGGACATCATAGATGAACAGATGACGGCCCTCAGAAAGAACGAGGATCCCTGGTACGACAAAATTCAGTTATTAAACGACAAGATCTATCTCTACCAGGAGTTTTCCTCCTCCGTCAAGGCGGCTCAATCCGCCCTGGACCCCCTTAAGCTGGAATCTACCTTTACATCGAAGACCCCAGAGCTTGTGGTGGTGGGAAGCAATGAAAGCTCCGACGCCATCTTAAAGGTCGACTTAGAACCTTCCGCCCAGATACAGGAATGGAATATAAAGGTAAACAGCCTAGCCGTAGCGGAGAGACGGCTATCCGACCGTCAGGACAGCTCCTCGACTCCTCTAGGGAAGTCCGGTTCTTTTTTCGTGAGGATCGGAACGAAGGCAGCTGAGATAACCTACGAGAGCAGCGATTCGCTCAGGACCGTAGCCGAGAAGATACGGTCGGCCGACATAGGACTCGACGCCTATCTGATAGACAACAGGCTGGTCGTAGAGAGCGAGAACACCGGACTGGGATCAAGCACCTTCGCGGAAAAGGTCACCAGAGGGAGCGGCGACTACGACCCACTGGGAGCCAACGGAATAGACCCGAGCTCCATAGGAGACATAACAGTCGGGTCCACCACTTACGAAAAAGGAACCGACTTCGAGGTAATAGCCGACACAGCCACCGGCGGATACCAAATACACTGGCTAGGAGCCAGTCGTCCCGGCGAGGCCAGTACCTACGACGTATCCTACGACTATGACGCCAACACCTTTGGGCTGTACGAGATAAGGGAAACCCTGTCCAAGGACCTGACCAGGGCAACCGGGTCCGACTACGACACCATCGACGTGGAGAAGCTGGACACAGCGACCGTAAGCATCGCAGGGTACACGGAGGGAACGGATTACGAGATCGTAGAGGACCCAGATGACAACAAAAAATGGGCGATCCATTGGATAGGGTCCAAACCTGCCGACGGCGCAACCTTCTCGATAGATTACTCGAACACCGATAACAGCCTTCTCGACGGCTTGGGAATACTGACGGAGGACGCCACCCACCACAGGGACGCCCAGGATGCCTCTTTGACCGTCAACGGAATAGACGTAACGAGATCCTCCAACGAAATCGACGACCTCATAGGCGGCGCTACACTGAACCTCCAAGGAGTCGGAGAGGTGAACATGGAGGTCACTTTGAACGCCCAGAAGGCGGTAGAGTCCATCCAGGCCTTCGTCGAAAGCTACAACGACCTCATGGAATACATAAACGTCCGCTCCGAAGAGAAGACTTACAACTATTCGGACACCCCCAACTCGGACACCAAAGCCGTACCGGAAGATGACATGAGTCGGAGGAAGGGCCTCTTGGCCGGCGACACCGTTTTATGGCAGACCAAGTCCAACCTCAGGAAGATCATTTCCGAGTCGGTAGGAGATGACGAGGACACCTTCAACATGCTTTATCAGATAGGGATCTCCACCGAAGAGACCGACTTCGGAAAGAGCGGAAAGCTGGAGTTCGACACCGACAAGTTCATGGAAGCTATGACCACCGATTCGGACTCGGTCCAAAAACTTGTAAAGACGATATCGGAGAGTCTAGACACCCAGTTCGACAGCGTGGTAAGCACCTCTACCGTAGCGATAGGAGACACCTCCACCAAAGAGGGCCGTATACCAAGCCAGATAAACGTCTGGGAAAACGAGGTCACACAGCTTCAACAGAGGATAAAGGATTACGAGGAGAGGATTACCACCCAACAGCTGAACATGTATAAACAATACGCCGCCATGGAGGAACAGATGACAAAGCTCAACTATCAGGCATCGTCTCTTTCCAGCACGTTCAGCTCCCTATCTGCTTCCGGAAGCAGTTAA
- a CDS encoding response regulator encodes MEKIRMVLIDDHKLFRDGMKKLLEMEPDFSVEGEASDGIEGLALIKRSRPDVVLLDIGMPNLDGIGLIRELRRMEQNTKFVAITAFNDERKLSELSSVGVHGFVLKSSGRTELLSAIRSVARGQCYVDPKVAGLLLGAFHKKQDESDMLCDLTDREKEVLYWLAQGLSNLEISAKMNLSEKTVKNHVSHILKKLDLRDRTQAAILAWRVGIAESLEE; translated from the coding sequence ATGGAAAAAATTCGCATGGTTCTCATAGATGATCACAAGCTTTTTCGCGACGGGATGAAAAAACTCCTGGAGATGGAGCCGGATTTTTCGGTGGAGGGAGAGGCTTCGGACGGCATCGAGGGGCTTGCCCTTATAAAAAGGTCGAGACCGGACGTTGTCTTGCTGGATATAGGGATGCCCAACCTAGACGGTATAGGACTTATAAGGGAGCTCAGGCGCATGGAGCAAAACACCAAATTCGTCGCTATAACCGCTTTTAACGATGAGAGGAAGCTCTCGGAGCTATCCTCCGTTGGGGTCCACGGATTCGTTCTGAAGTCTTCGGGGAGGACAGAGCTTCTATCGGCGATTCGTTCGGTCGCGAGGGGGCAGTGTTACGTGGATCCTAAAGTGGCAGGGCTGCTTTTAGGGGCTTTTCATAAAAAACAGGACGAGTCCGATATGCTTTGCGATCTCACCGACAGGGAGAAGGAGGTCCTTTATTGGCTAGCCCAAGGGCTCAGTAACCTGGAGATATCGGCGAAGATGAATCTCTCCGAAAAGACGGTAAAGAACCATGTCAGCCACATACTTAAAAAGCTGGACCTCAGGGACAGGACCCAGGCGGCCATATTGGCATGGAGGGTCGGAATAGCCGAGTCTTTAGAGGAGTAG
- a CDS encoding tRNA 2-thiocytidine biosynthesis TtcA family protein, with amino-acid sequence MKKHSLGNRIRGKIGKAIFDYDMVSEGDHVVVGLSGGKDSVFLLVALSQIRRWSPVKFDLSACSVDISGGNWDVSPMEKLCDELGIPYKVVPHPIEEIIRIREERSPCSFCANMRRGILNSWAKEMGGNTVALGHNLDDAVETALMNLFRTGRFRSFQPRIWQSNSDMNLIRPLLYLTEKAILQEISRMRLPLVRYTCPFSLETERTRAKELVSDLATRFPDVKQNILHALRSIDGKDRWQAED; translated from the coding sequence ATGAAAAAACATAGTCTCGGAAACAGAATAAGGGGGAAAATCGGAAAAGCTATTTTCGACTACGACATGGTCTCCGAAGGAGACCATGTCGTAGTCGGGCTATCCGGCGGGAAAGACAGCGTGTTTCTCCTGGTGGCTCTCAGCCAGATCCGAAGATGGAGTCCGGTTAAATTCGACCTTTCCGCCTGTAGCGTCGACATTTCAGGGGGAAACTGGGACGTGTCTCCTATGGAGAAACTCTGCGACGAATTGGGAATCCCCTATAAGGTGGTACCCCACCCTATAGAGGAGATAATACGTATCAGAGAGGAGAGGTCCCCCTGTAGCTTCTGCGCCAACATGAGAAGAGGCATCCTCAACAGCTGGGCTAAAGAGATGGGAGGAAACACCGTGGCCCTAGGGCATAACCTGGACGACGCCGTCGAGACAGCCCTCATGAACCTATTCCGCACCGGCAGGTTCAGATCCTTCCAGCCCAGAATATGGCAGAGCAACAGCGACATGAACCTCATAAGACCGCTCCTTTACCTTACGGAAAAGGCCATATTGCAGGAGATCTCGAGGATGAGGCTTCCCTTGGTTCGCTACACCTGCCCCTTTTCCCTGGAGACGGAGAGGACCCGAGCCAAGGAACTGGTTTCCGATCTGGCGACCAGGTTCCCCGACGTAAAGCAAAACATACTCCACGCTCTTAGATCGATAGACGGAAAAGATCGCTGGCAGGCTGAAGACTAG
- a CDS encoding glucose-6-phosphate isomerase produces MLDAFFFNGVAPSSLNEDRLKEAAAWIDQGVQAGLPGFGWMNLPDADIGSVLEISEWLGKFDSIVQLGIGGSSLGNLMLHQALLPPYFNEMDRIERGDVPRFYMADNLDEGENQAIWNRIDPKDTAFIVVSKSGRTLETMGNFLLFWERMTEALGKEASSRLVVITDAEDGLLRRFVGESGCRSLILPADVGGRYSVLSSVGLLSAAALGIDVEKLLEGASEIREALSGDGVPGDNLAWVMAWNLLYQLETGRSNTVFMPYGDRMERLSEWFCQLWAESLGKGGKGLSPLRALGAVDQHSQLQLYSQGPDDKAYIILGVKPRGRFPIKGSIIPSLEELSFLDGLTQEDILDHERRAIVAVLAGENRPVFSITMDSLDERTMGGLIFFLEYLTALTGRLMDISPFDQPGVELGKKYANGLAGKKEDSCYVTLVQEVEERFRTGRVEI; encoded by the coding sequence ATGTTAGATGCGTTTTTTTTCAACGGAGTGGCCCCTTCGAGTTTGAATGAAGACCGGTTAAAAGAGGCTGCTGCCTGGATAGACCAGGGGGTTCAGGCGGGGTTGCCTGGATTTGGTTGGATGAATTTACCCGATGCCGATATCGGTTCTGTCCTGGAGATCTCTGAATGGTTGGGAAAGTTCGATTCCATCGTTCAGCTCGGCATAGGTGGATCTTCACTGGGCAACCTGATGCTCCATCAGGCTCTGTTGCCCCCCTATTTCAACGAGATGGACAGGATAGAGAGAGGGGACGTCCCCAGGTTCTACATGGCGGATAATCTCGACGAAGGGGAAAATCAGGCGATATGGAACAGGATAGACCCGAAGGATACCGCTTTTATAGTGGTGAGTAAGTCCGGGAGAACCCTGGAGACCATGGGCAACTTTCTCCTGTTCTGGGAGCGTATGACAGAGGCTCTGGGGAAAGAGGCTTCCTCCAGGTTGGTGGTCATAACCGATGCCGAGGACGGTCTGCTACGTCGTTTCGTGGGAGAGTCGGGATGCCGAAGCTTGATCCTTCCGGCGGACGTGGGGGGGCGTTACTCCGTTCTTTCCTCTGTCGGGCTCCTTTCCGCCGCTGCTTTGGGGATAGACGTCGAAAAGCTGTTGGAGGGAGCCTCAGAGATCAGAGAGGCCCTTTCCGGCGATGGGGTTCCAGGGGATAATCTGGCGTGGGTCATGGCCTGGAATCTGCTTTATCAGCTGGAGACTGGAAGGTCGAATACGGTTTTCATGCCCTACGGAGATAGGATGGAACGTCTTTCTGAATGGTTCTGCCAACTCTGGGCGGAAAGCCTCGGCAAAGGCGGTAAGGGTTTATCTCCTTTGAGGGCACTGGGGGCGGTCGATCAGCACTCTCAGCTTCAGCTCTATTCACAGGGACCGGACGATAAAGCCTATATAATTCTGGGGGTAAAACCGAGAGGTCGATTTCCCATAAAAGGGTCGATAATCCCCTCCCTGGAGGAGCTTTCCTTTCTCGACGGGTTGACCCAGGAGGATATTCTCGATCACGAGAGAAGGGCAATAGTGGCTGTTTTGGCCGGAGAGAATAGGCCGGTGTTTTCAATAACCATGGATAGCCTGGACGAGAGGACAATGGGAGGTCTGATATTCTTTCTGGAATACCTGACTGCCCTTACCGGTCGTCTAATGGATATATCCCCCTTCGATCAGCCCGGAGTAGAGCTTGGTAAAAAATACGCAAACGGATTGGCCGGGAAGAAAGAGGATAGCTGCTACGTGACCTTGGTCCAGGAGGTAGAGGAAAGGTTTAGGACAGGCAGGGTCGAGATCTAG
- the nuoE gene encoding NADH-quinone oxidoreductase subunit NuoE — translation MSSTTTVSSNELSQRLDPIVQRYQGKKGITIPLLADIQKEYGYVAEEAVTYVSRKMDISASEMFGVATFYAMFRLQPEGKYVIRICRGTACHVQGSASVAEEVARHLGIEEGETTEDGIFTLQHVACLGCCSLAPVMMVGDNVHGLLTPPKSIEILEDYRKKG, via the coding sequence ATGTCATCCACAACCACCGTCAGCTCGAACGAGCTGTCGCAGCGTCTGGATCCCATCGTCCAGCGCTATCAAGGCAAGAAGGGGATAACCATCCCGCTTTTGGCGGATATCCAGAAGGAGTACGGTTACGTTGCGGAGGAGGCCGTGACCTACGTCTCCAGAAAAATGGACATATCCGCCTCGGAGATGTTCGGAGTGGCTACCTTTTACGCCATGTTCCGGCTTCAACCCGAGGGCAAGTACGTCATCCGTATCTGCCGAGGTACCGCATGCCACGTCCAGGGGTCCGCTTCTGTGGCGGAAGAGGTGGCAAGGCACCTGGGGATCGAGGAAGGTGAGACCACCGAGGACGGGATTTTCACCCTTCAGCACGTAGCCTGTCTGGGATGTTGCAGTCTGGCTCCCGTGATGATGGTAGGAGACAATGTCCACGGACTGCTTACGCCGCCGAAGTCCATCGAGATCCTCGAAGACTACCGTAAAAAGGGTTAA
- a CDS encoding NADH-ubiquinone oxidoreductase-F iron-sulfur binding region domain-containing protein, whose amino-acid sequence MSQTIVKIGMGSCGIAAGARPVEAKLRTLLEGHPEIEIRKVGCIGLCFQEPLVEVEMDGKTTMYGHVTEESVEDIVKEHVLGGKRLDQALVLDSDGSGMENPRMDKQVRIVLRNCGIIDPEKIDEYIEREGYDALKKVVSSMTSEQVYTEVLDSGLRGRGGAGFPTGLKWKFANLSKGDEKYVVCNADEGDPGAFMDRSVLEGDPHAIIEGMAICGYAIGASHGIIYCRAEYPLAIKNLNIAIEQAKERGFLGDDIMGSGFSFDLKIKEGAGAFVCGEETALIASIEGKRGMPRPRPPFPAQSGVFGKPTNINNVETYANVAWIIRNGSKEFSKYGIGKSRGTKVFALAGKIAKGGLVEVPMGMPIREVIYDIGGGIPDGKEFKAVQMGGPSGGCIPKELLDTPVDYESINATGAIMGSGGMVVMDEDTCMIDVARFFLSFVQNESCGKCPFCRIGTKRMLEILDRITKGEGKESDIDLLLELCHQIKDGSLCGLGQTAPNPVLTTIKYFKDEYMAHIVDHRCPATVCPSLIHYVIDPEKCIGCTKCAKNCPVDAISGEIKKPHVIDDTICIRCGKCKVSCPVGAISVE is encoded by the coding sequence ATGTCTCAGACTATAGTAAAGATAGGGATGGGAAGCTGCGGAATCGCGGCGGGAGCCCGCCCGGTAGAGGCCAAACTCAGGACACTGCTCGAAGGACACCCGGAGATAGAGATCAGGAAGGTCGGCTGCATAGGCCTATGTTTCCAGGAGCCTCTGGTAGAGGTGGAGATGGACGGCAAAACCACCATGTACGGCCACGTCACAGAGGAGTCGGTGGAGGATATCGTCAAGGAACACGTTCTGGGAGGCAAGAGGCTGGACCAGGCCCTGGTGCTCGACTCCGACGGATCCGGAATGGAAAATCCCAGGATGGACAAACAGGTCCGCATAGTCCTTCGTAACTGCGGGATAATCGATCCTGAGAAGATAGACGAATACATAGAGAGAGAGGGGTACGACGCCCTTAAAAAGGTGGTCTCCTCCATGACCTCCGAACAGGTATACACCGAGGTCCTCGACAGCGGCCTCAGAGGAAGAGGCGGAGCCGGATTTCCGACGGGGCTGAAATGGAAGTTCGCCAACCTGTCCAAAGGCGACGAAAAGTACGTGGTCTGCAACGCCGACGAGGGGGACCCGGGCGCCTTTATGGACCGGTCCGTCCTTGAGGGTGACCCTCATGCCATCATCGAGGGTATGGCCATATGCGGCTACGCCATAGGGGCCAGTCACGGCATAATATACTGTCGCGCCGAGTATCCTCTGGCGATCAAGAACCTCAACATAGCCATCGAGCAGGCCAAGGAAAGGGGCTTCCTCGGAGACGACATCATGGGCAGTGGTTTCTCCTTCGACCTCAAGATAAAGGAGGGCGCCGGGGCCTTCGTCTGTGGAGAGGAGACGGCCCTGATCGCCTCCATCGAAGGGAAAAGGGGAATGCCCCGTCCCAGACCTCCGTTCCCGGCCCAAAGCGGGGTTTTTGGAAAGCCTACCAATATAAATAACGTCGAGACCTACGCCAACGTGGCCTGGATAATCAGAAACGGATCCAAGGAGTTCTCCAAATACGGCATAGGCAAGAGCCGCGGCACCAAGGTCTTCGCCCTGGCAGGGAAGATCGCCAAGGGAGGCCTGGTCGAGGTTCCCATGGGTATGCCCATCCGCGAGGTCATATACGACATCGGCGGAGGAATCCCGGACGGCAAGGAGTTCAAGGCTGTTCAGATGGGAGGCCCCTCCGGTGGCTGCATACCGAAGGAGCTCCTTGACACCCCCGTCGACTACGAGTCCATCAACGCCACAGGAGCCATAATGGGCTCGGGCGGCATGGTCGTCATGGACGAGGACACCTGCATGATCGACGTCGCCCGCTTCTTCCTGTCCTTCGTACAGAACGAGTCCTGCGGCAAGTGCCCCTTCTGCCGTATAGGAACCAAGAGGATGCTGGAGATCCTGGACCGTATAACCAAGGGAGAGGGCAAGGAAAGCGATATAGATCTCCTTTTGGAGCTATGCCACCAGATAAAGGACGGCTCCCTCTGCGGACTGGGTCAGACGGCACCTAACCCGGTTCTGACGACAATAAAATACTTCAAGGACGAGTACATGGCCCATATCGTGGACCACAGATGCCCCGCAACGGTCTGTCCGTCCCTGATACACTACGTCATAGATCCGGAAAAGTGCATCGGCTGCACCAAATGCGCCAAGAACTGCCCGGTGGACGCCATCTCCGGAGAGATAAAGAAACCGCACGTCATCGACGATACCATCTGCATAAGATGCGGCAAGTGCAAGGTGAGCTGCCCCGTGGGCGCCATCTCTGTGGAGTAG
- a CDS encoding FAD-dependent oxidoreductase, translating to MERNVRVILNDKEVYGYQGQRILDLCAECGVEIPTLCYNEHLSIHGGCSLCLVEVEGAKALVRACSSTIAPNMVLRTDTKRANDARRLALELLLSDHVGDCRPPCTLACPAQANVQGYINTAAQGKFAEALDILHENIVLPSSIGRVCPAPCQEKCRRHFVDEEPVSIRNIKRFIGDRAMENGDLGYIPSIKENGKSVAIVGGGPGGMSAAYYLRLKGYSVTVIEKEAALGGMMRYGIPDYRLPQEVIQKECDWLLSHGIEVKLNTCMGKDVTLDQLRDEYDAVLLAMGCWKSSSMRTAGEDLPGVLGGIDFLYTVNLHDPIKIGNRVAVVGGGNTAMDACRCAKRLGAEKVYIVYRRTEAEMPAEAIEIQEAKEEGIEFIFLAAPKSIEGDGKVERMVCEKMELGEADASGRRRPVPTGETFTLELDNVIAAIGQGIDFQGLPSSIHDGRRMTVDGDFETPLPGVFVCGDQQTGPKIAVEALGTGHWAAESIHHYLTTGKAKKPFVYDVVRDDLGPDDFLDREKQPREQTAHVDPAIRLSKPFEEYDAGLTEEQVLRDASRCMECGCPDVFECKLRRYAIDYEVNPERVAGEHGKGIEEANEFYVRNMDKCILCGQCVRTCDEIAGFHAIDFAKRGFSSTISPEYFKGIDASDCTFCGLCVQNCPVGALVEKRAERWPHQEKPSLVSTTCAKCPVGCEIDMNLDTSKERIVRITSDFNKVDSPAFGMTCVKGRYQFDDVSEDRIGSPMASGKTISWSEGATKLADSVKKASKVAFVLGGNLTNEEMEAVTEFVKLSGIDADIAVDGVDCFAGLTSAMESSWGCKSSGAGYDSLIEADCVLLLDDDLSQDQPVMASWIRRAMRKNGAAMIYAGSHSDRFDMGGAVVLKDSVDKVAKALKSAIVDGKSDGENIAKAAEFLGKAKKIAIIVGKGAGYDSDAGEAVIALADVLKTKSVYPLYRGANVQGAIDCSIATKSIEEVKKESYDLTVLVGAVSGFELNSSVVFVATNGKAEASKATLALPMTAWAEKRGTMTNMTGRTVSCNQGPRIFEEAKELGWILSATARRMNLEMAAVR from the coding sequence ATGGAAAGAAACGTAAGAGTTATCCTCAACGACAAGGAAGTCTACGGCTACCAGGGACAGAGGATACTGGACCTCTGCGCCGAGTGCGGTGTGGAGATCCCCACCCTCTGTTACAACGAACACCTATCCATCCATGGAGGCTGTTCGCTGTGTCTGGTCGAGGTGGAAGGAGCCAAGGCCCTCGTCAGAGCCTGTTCCTCCACCATAGCTCCCAACATGGTGTTAAGAACCGACACTAAAAGAGCCAACGACGCCAGGAGACTGGCCCTCGAGCTTCTCCTGTCGGACCACGTAGGAGACTGCAGGCCTCCATGCACCCTGGCCTGTCCCGCTCAGGCAAACGTACAGGGCTACATCAACACGGCGGCCCAGGGTAAGTTCGCCGAGGCCCTGGACATCCTCCACGAAAACATCGTCCTTCCGAGCTCGATAGGACGGGTCTGCCCCGCTCCCTGCCAGGAGAAATGCCGCAGGCATTTCGTCGACGAGGAACCGGTATCGATACGCAACATCAAGAGGTTTATCGGAGACAGAGCCATGGAAAACGGCGACCTCGGATACATCCCCTCCATAAAGGAAAACGGGAAATCCGTAGCGATCGTCGGAGGAGGCCCTGGAGGCATGAGTGCCGCCTATTACCTCCGTCTCAAGGGATATTCCGTCACGGTGATAGAGAAAGAGGCCGCTCTCGGCGGAATGATGCGTTACGGCATACCGGACTACCGTCTTCCCCAGGAGGTCATACAGAAGGAATGCGATTGGCTTCTGTCCCACGGTATAGAGGTCAAGCTCAACACCTGCATGGGCAAGGACGTCACCCTCGATCAGCTCAGGGACGAATACGACGCAGTTCTCCTGGCCATGGGCTGCTGGAAATCCTCCTCCATGAGGACCGCCGGAGAGGATCTTCCCGGAGTTCTGGGTGGAATAGACTTCCTCTACACCGTCAACCTTCACGATCCGATCAAGATCGGCAACAGGGTAGCGGTGGTGGGAGGCGGTAACACCGCCATGGACGCCTGTCGCTGTGCAAAGAGGCTCGGAGCGGAAAAGGTCTACATCGTATATCGCCGCACCGAGGCAGAGATGCCGGCTGAGGCCATAGAGATACAGGAGGCCAAGGAGGAAGGCATTGAGTTCATCTTCCTGGCAGCTCCCAAGTCCATCGAGGGAGACGGAAAGGTCGAGAGGATGGTCTGCGAGAAGATGGAGCTCGGCGAGGCCGACGCCTCCGGCAGACGCCGTCCTGTACCGACCGGAGAGACCTTCACCCTCGAGCTGGACAACGTCATAGCTGCCATCGGTCAGGGAATCGATTTCCAGGGACTGCCCTCCTCCATCCACGACGGACGCAGGATGACCGTCGACGGAGACTTCGAGACCCCTCTTCCAGGCGTTTTCGTATGCGGAGACCAGCAGACCGGCCCCAAGATAGCCGTCGAGGCCCTCGGAACGGGACACTGGGCTGCGGAGAGCATCCATCACTATCTGACCACAGGCAAGGCGAAGAAACCCTTCGTCTACGACGTGGTTCGAGACGACCTGGGACCCGACGACTTCCTCGACAGGGAGAAACAGCCCAGGGAGCAGACCGCCCACGTCGATCCAGCCATAAGGCTCAGCAAGCCCTTCGAGGAATACGATGCGGGGCTTACGGAGGAGCAGGTTCTCAGAGACGCCTCCCGCTGCATGGAGTGTGGATGCCCCGACGTGTTCGAGTGCAAGCTACGCCGCTACGCCATAGACTACGAGGTCAACCCGGAGAGGGTCGCAGGCGAGCACGGAAAGGGCATAGAGGAGGCCAACGAGTTCTACGTCCGCAACATGGACAAGTGCATCCTCTGCGGACAGTGCGTCCGGACCTGCGACGAGATAGCCGGATTCCACGCCATAGATTTCGCCAAGAGGGGCTTCTCCTCCACCATCTCGCCGGAGTACTTCAAGGGTATAGATGCATCGGACTGCACATTCTGCGGCCTCTGCGTCCAGAACTGCCCCGTAGGCGCCTTGGTCGAGAAGAGAGCCGAGCGCTGGCCTCACCAGGAAAAGCCATCCCTCGTCAGCACCACCTGCGCCAAGTGTCCGGTGGGATGCGAGATAGACATGAACCTCGACACATCGAAGGAGAGAATCGTCAGGATCACCAGCGACTTCAACAAGGTGGACAGTCCGGCCTTCGGAATGACCTGCGTCAAGGGACGCTACCAGTTCGACGACGTCTCAGAGGATCGCATAGGTTCGCCTATGGCGTCGGGAAAGACCATATCCTGGTCCGAGGGAGCGACCAAGCTCGCGGACTCGGTCAAGAAGGCATCCAAGGTAGCATTCGTCCTCGGAGGCAATCTGACCAACGAGGAGATGGAAGCGGTAACCGAGTTCGTCAAGCTCTCAGGAATCGACGCCGACATCGCGGTGGACGGGGTGGACTGCTTCGCCGGTCTGACCTCCGCTATGGAGAGCTCCTGGGGCTGCAAGTCCTCCGGTGCCGGATACGACAGCCTCATAGAGGCCGACTGCGTTCTTCTTCTGGACGACGACCTGTCTCAGGATCAGCCGGTCATGGCCTCCTGGATTCGCCGGGCCATGAGGAAAAACGGCGCAGCCATGATCTACGCAGGATCCCACAGCGACCGTTTCGACATGGGGGGAGCCGTCGTCCTGAAAGACTCGGTGGATAAGGTCGCCAAAGCCTTGAAATCCGCCATCGTGGACGGAAAGAGCGACGGAGAAAACATCGCCAAGGCTGCAGAATTCCTAGGCAAGGCTAAAAAGATCGCCATAATCGTCGGCAAGGGCGCAGGTTACGACTCCGACGCAGGAGAGGCAGTGATCGCCCTGGCGGACGTCCTCAAGACCAAATCGGTCTACCCTCTCTACAGGGGAGCCAACGTCCAGGGAGCCATAGACTGCTCGATCGCGACCAAGTCCATCGAGGAGGTCAAGAAGGAATCCTACGACCTCACCGTATTGGTAGGCGCGGTATCGGGATTCGAGTTGAACTCCTCCGTAGTTTTCGTAGCGACCAACGGCAAGGCCGAGGCATCTAAGGCCACCCTTGCCCTTCCCATGACGGCATGGGCGGAGAAACGGGGCACCATGACAAACATGACAGGCAGAACCGTGTCCTGCAACCAGGGCCCCAGGATCTTCGAGGAGGCCAAGGAGCTGGGCTGGATCCTGTCCGCCACCGCCAGAAGGATGAACCTGGAGATGGCAGCGGTAAGATAG